One genomic region from Eptesicus fuscus isolate TK198812 chromosome 18, DD_ASM_mEF_20220401, whole genome shotgun sequence encodes:
- the LOC129147170 gene encoding inter-alpha-trypsin inhibitor heavy chain H4-like: MKPRASARACAIVLVLLPLLAVLQTTRAQKNAIDIYSLTVDSRVSSRFAHTVITSRVVNRADSIQEATFQMELPKKAFITNFSMIIDGVTYPGNIKQKDAAQEQYSAAVARGESAGLVKATGRKMEQFQVSVSVAPAAKVTFELVYEELLKRRLGVYELLLKVQPQQLVKHLQMDIHIFEPQGISFLETESTFMTNELADALTVSQNQTKAHIRFKPTLSQQQKSAKQQDTVVDGDFIVRYDVNRTLSGGSIQIENGYFVHYFAPEGLSMIPKNVIFVIDTSGSMMGKKIQQTREALIKILEDLRPEDHFNLISFSGEATQWKPSLVPASTQNVEEAKKYANSIKAHGGTNINDAMLMAVQLLETATREEQLPSGSVSLLLLLTDGDPTVGETNPTVIQKNVQEAIGGQHSLFCLGFGFDVSYAFLEKLALDNGGLARRIYEDSDSALQLQDFYQEVANPLLTAVTFEYPGNAVEEVTQDSFRLFFKGSEMVVAGKLRAQSPEVLSAKVSGQLPTENITFQMESQVAKQEEEFRQPKYIFHGFMERLWAYLTIHQLLERMVSASDADKQALETQALGLSLNYSFVTPLTSMVVTKPEGQDQSQVAEKPVESENVPSASFSTDGPITVLDYVDETMEAPLPIAALQMVLPAPATTSASPAPIQAPTVILPLPGQSGDQLCVDIKRTPGPSLLLLSDPDQGLEVTGEYKMKKAQFSQIEVTFKNPQLQVHVSPEHVVVTRGRRSSEYKWKETLFVVMPGLTMTMDKAGLLLLSSPDKVTIDLLSWDGPGQGLRLLLRDTDRFSSHVDGILGRFYRGVLWGPPDATDDSKRTLRAHGFDFNATRKLKLDYQEGTPGTEISCWSVEL, encoded by the exons AATGCCATCGACATCTACAGCCTCACTGTGGACTCCAGGGTCTCCTCCCGGTTTGCCCACACGGTCATCACCAGCAGGGTGGTCAACAGAGCGGATTCCATACAGGAGGCCACCTTCCAGATGGAGCTGCCCAAGAAAGCCTTCATCACCAACTTCTCCAT GATCATCGACGGTGTGACGTACCCAGGGAACATCAAGCAGAAGGATGCAGCCCAGGAGCAGTACAGCGCGGCTGTGGCCAGGGGGGAGAGCGCTGGCCTCGTCAA ggccactGGGAGAAAGATGGAGCAGTTCCAGGTATCGGTCAGCGTGGCTCCCGCTGCCAAGGTCACCTTCGAGCTGGTGTACGAGGAGTTGCTCAAGCGGCGTCTGGGAGTGTATGAGCTGCTGCTGAAAGTCCAGCCCCAGCAGCTGGTCAAGCACCTGCAG ATGGACATTCACATCTTCGAGCCTCAGGGCATCAGCTTTCTGGAGACAGAGAGCACCTTCATGACCAATGAGCTTGCAGACGCCCTCACCGTCTCACAGaaccagaccaag GCTCACATCCGATTCAAGCCGACGCTCTCCCAGCAACAGAAGTCTGCGAAGCAACAGGACACGGTCGTGGATGGCGACTTCATCGTCCGCTATGATGTGAACCGCACCCTCTCTGGAGGCTCCATTCAG ATCGAGAATGGCTACTTTGTGCACTACTTTGCCCCCGAGGGTCTGTCCATGATACCCAAGAATGTGATCTTCGTCATCGACACGAGTGGCTCCATGATGGGCAAGAAAATCCAGCAG ACTCGGGAAGCCCTCATCAAGATCCTAGAGGACCTCAGGCCCGAAGACCACTTCAACCTCATTAGCTTCAGCGGGGAAGCAACCCAGTGGAAGCCATCGCTGGTGCCAGCTTCGACCCAGAACGTGGAGGAGGCCAAGAAATACGCTAACAGCATCAAGGCTCATGGAG GAACCAATATCAACGATGCGATGCTGATGGCCGTGCAGCTGCTGGAGACAGCCACCCGGGAGGAGCAGCTGCCCTCAGGGAGCgtgtcccttctcctcctcctcactgatGGCGACCCCACTGTGG gcgagaccaaccCCACGGTGATCCAGAAGAATGTGCAGGAGGCCATAGGCGGTCAGCACAGCCTCTTCTGCCTGGGCTTTGGCTTCGACGTCAGCTACGCCTTCCTGGAGAAGCTGGCGCTGGACAACGGCGGCCTGGCTCGGCGCATCTACGAGGACTCGGACTCCGCCCTGCAGCTGCAG GACTTCTACCAGGAGGTGGCCAACCCCCTGCTGACCGCAGTGACCTTCGAGTACCCAGGCAATGCCGTGGAGGAGGTCACGCAGGACAGCTTCCGGCTGTTCTTCAAGGGCTCCGAGATGGTGGTGGCCGGGAAGCTCCGGGCCCAGAGCCCTGAGGTGCTCTCCGCCAAAGTCAGCGGGCAGCTG CCCACGGAGAACATCACCTTCCAAATGGAGTCCCAGGTGGCAAAGCAGGAAGAGGAGTTCCGACAGCCCAAGTACATCTTCCACGGCTTCATGGAGAGACTCTGGGCGTACCTGACCATCCACCAACTGCTGGAGCGAAT GGTTTCTGCGTCTGATGCTGATAAGCAGGCCCTGGAGACCCAAGCTCTGGGCTTGTCGCTGAACTATAGCTTTGTCACCCCCCTCACGTCCATGGTGGTCACCAAACCGGAAGGCCAAGACCAGTCTCAAGTTGCTGAGAAGCCCGTGGAAAGTG AAAACGTTCCCTCAG CATCTTTCTCCACTGATGGTCCTATTACAGTGCTTGATTACGTGGACGAAACAATGGAAG CCCCCCTTCCCATCGCTGCCCTCCAGATGGTTCTGCCTGCCCCAGCAACCACATCTGCTTCCCCAGCCCCCATCCAGGCTCCCACCGtcatcctgcctctgcctgggcagAGCGGGGACCAGCTCTGCGTGGACATCAAGCGCACCCCGGGGCCATCATTACTCCTGCTCTCAGACCCTGACCAAG GACTCGAGGTGACTGGAGAGTATAAGATGAAGAAGGCCCAGTTCTCACAGATCGAGGTGACTTTCAAGAATCCCCAGCTGCAGGTCCATGTGTCCCCTGAGCACGTGGTAGTGACTCGGGGCCGAAGAAGCTCTGAGTACAAGTGGAAGGAGACGCTGTTCGTGGTGATGCCTGG CCTCACGATGACCATGGACAAGGCGGGGCTCCTGCTGCTCAGCAGCCCAGACAAAGTGACCATCGACCTGCTGTCCTGGGAcggccctgggcaggggcttCGGCTGCTTCTGCGGGACACTGACCGCTTCTCCAGCCACGTCGACGGGATCCTTG GCCGCTTTTACCGGGGCGTGCTCTGGGGACCCCCAGATGCCACAGATGACAGCAAGCGAACACTGAGGGCTCATGGGTTTGACTTCAATGCCACCAG AAAGCTCAAGCTGGATTACCAAGAGGGGACCCCAGGAACAGAGATTTCCTGCTGGTCTGTTGAGCTATAG